From the Argentina anserina chromosome 3, drPotAnse1.1, whole genome shotgun sequence genome, the window atgacatttaatttccaattaaagtcggaatcacgtagctttgattacgatcatccgtttatgtgctgacgcgAATTATATTCGGGTCCGTActgactttgttgacttttgggccacgtgtgcaattttgtcgggttcttggtcgatttaatcattcaataaaaaaaatgatttacttcattaaatttcttgtGTCTACAAAATTATAGTTTATTTATACTTTTTTTAGATGTGAAATCTCTCATATTCAACAATATTGTTGCCTTGTTGGTGGATAGACAAAAGCCCTAAGGCGGATTGGTCGACGGAGCTAGTCCCGCCCTGTCTCTACAACTCTACCGTTCCGTCTCTACATGTTGGATCGAAAGTTGAATGAAGTATGGTCTCTACTCTTTGATTGATATTGTTGGCCATGGGTGTGGCAATCAGGGTCTTAATTTGGTCTTAAGATTAGTGTTAAGACGCTTCACAGATTATTTGATCTCATTACTTAAATGGTTGTATCTTTTTGAGTCTTACATTTACATGATATATAGTagatttgatatatatgtatataacccGCATGCAAGACGGCCAAGACCTTCTTTCCCCTTGAGGCTTGAGCAGGTGAGATGTATGACCATAAATCTCATGACAATTAAGCACTCTATATTTTGCCAGGGGCGTTAGCTCAAAGTATGTGCGCAATGCGCAGCTCTCCTTCATATAATCATATTGTAGTTTTTTTTCAGGGATAGGGTGCACCGTGCATCGGCGTTAGCTCAAAATACGAGCTGCCATTGTGTAAAACATCTACAAAGCGCAATTaaccaaaagaaataaaacaaCTCTAATGACAGGCTCACTGGAGCAAGCAGCAGCCATAACTagttcactgttcacgcgtaCCTCAATCAATGCGAGCGGGGTGGACTGtctacccttgtggagattcaagattatgcagaagtttaaagaatgaaatatgacatgtatatgatatagtggaatatatatttgtataaatggtaaataggtacatatatatagtttgctatattacaTACTGTCACgatttcgttgtgaatatgttcacgttgatgatgagattatatatatcgagcatgtgatttgatttgtacaatatgacatgatgattattgtacgtggttttaacattgagttttgttaaaacgtgttttgtcttcagacgtgatttatgtcttcggacgagtttttgtcttcggacatgatttatgtcttcggacgagttttatgtcttcggacgtgattgatgttttcggacgagttttatcttcggacgtgattgatgtcttcggacgagttttgtcttcggacgtgattgatgtcttctgacgagtttttttgtcttcggacgagttttatgtcttcggacgtgtttatgtcttcgaaCCAGTCTTCGAGCGTGTTTATgttttcggacgtgtttggcatgtcagaacctagcctttggccggacgaaagttacgatacagttagagctctagtctgtctgtcggggtactgcatatgaggtaacatatgggttatcggcttatgagtacccatatatttttgatattggatgacatatggttgtccaatgtcggcggcgtactaaatgaggggtaacagaggtgtaccagcgctcatgagtacccgtattataaatgcatttgggtaaacagaggggtttcccaattctcatgagttcatatattttcacattattagacaaccagatgggccgtctaatttgtcatgagtgcatttatatttgttgatttttggatttttgtatatattgatatgcgagtggtatttgttattttactcatacgagctgtaaagcttaccgggtttgtgtttacaatcccggtgcacctattcaatggtgtaggggataattccgcaggtgtcgattagtggaaatcgaaggacaactctgaagattcgaagtcgttcattTTGCATCTTGTGGTCAGGatttgtgtggatttgtgtgaaaatttgtgaggattattacatttccatttgatgtaatgtagaattataaatttggtttgtaataatgagtttttctgagttgtattgtgaactcagtaatgatccactgtgacattaaaacgatttcgatttattgagattgttttagagttgtTCATGACATCGAAATTcaagtttcatacttgaaattttggggtcgtgacatgtGAAATGTAATACATGAGATTTTTAAATCTCAATCACTATTAATTATGACTAATTAATCAATATTTTCTCTAAATGTCGAAAATGTAATTTAGTATGTCGATATTAAACTTCATGTTACAACAGGCTCAGAAATATCTTCAGAATTTTTTTCAACGCTCCgttttgtttatatatatatttctagtTTTTACTTGTTTCTAAAAtgttttttgaaaataaatatttagttTGGGTTTTAGTTTTTCAGACTTTAAAGAAAGCCTAACGCCTTTTCTCTAGAGCCGAATACCCCGGCccaatttctctttttttaaaaACCCATCCTCTCCTATTTGGCCATTTCATCtatacctctctctctctcaccgaGACCAGACCACCACCCCGCCTCCTTCTTAGTCTcgtgccgccggcttccggTGTTCCGGTGAGGTATGGCTCATGCATCAACATATTCATTCTCTGCTCTTTCTACTCTACAAGCTCATACTTATCGATCATTTTTTCCATTCAAATCACAGTCTCTTCAGTGATTGCAGTTAGCAGAGCTTCCATGGACAACTTCCCAAGGTACCGGCGATTTAATTGACCATGATTTGGTGAGCCCAATCATATCCTTCCATTTCAGTttagttcttccatcaattTCTCGGATTGGTGTCTAACTCTAAGCTTTTATTTTCTCGGAACCTTCAATGAACATCTGAGAAGCGAGGGAAGATTGAAGCTTGTTTGCAGATCGACATGATTATGAGTTCACAGATTGTTGGGTGAGAAGAGCAAATCGCATAGGAGTTTGGTGAGAATTGATTCTGGGTTCATCCAAGTTTAGAATTGATTATGGGTTTGTATGAAGACCAAGAGGTGGAGGGAATGATAGAAAAATTTACACTTGATATGTCATTGCATTTGGGATCTAGATTCAATAGAACATGAGGAGAATAAAAGAGGTGATCGAACATGAGGAGAACCGAGAACTTGTCAACTTGATATGTCATCATTCAGTCATTTGAAATGATTGTTTTTTTAAGTAACAGGTCATGCCATGTGCCCAATTCAAATCCCACGTGTGCGTGatgcaaattttttttggttacatgTTCCATGCAATAATTTCTCCCCAATAAAGTCATTAATGTAAATAActatttttaacaaaattgGACTTTATATGAAGACTTCATTGTCCatttttgaaataattttccctatttttaaattaaagaaatataCTTACATTATtacaaacataaaaataaatttatgctACTAAAACAGCACAGTCATTTAAGAATAGTCACATACTCAAGACGACAAGTGAGGACACATACTTTTTTTATTAGATTGATTAGAATGTTTATCAAGGCACCAACATTAGTCGACACTACAATGAACAACAACGCTAGTTCAGAGTACATTCAATTGACACCAACCAATGTAATCACTACATATTATTAGCCAGTTTGTAAAATTTTCGTTCAATTTAGAACCTCGTTTGACCATCTGATTATCTAGTATTTGACAAAACTTTTTCATGGTGCCTAAAaacatatattgatcacatctccGGGTTCAATTGATAATACCACAAATTTAGGTTGTTAATCACCGAATTGTCCTCTAATGTGTCATAAAAAATTATACTATGTACTTACgttatatataaagttgtcaCATTATTAACTGAATATATGGAGGCAACGTCTTGACATTGATCAAACTGTTGGATGTattgagtatatatatttagacatCTCGTAAAGTTTTCATCCAACTTGGACTTCATTTGGTCATCTGAACATCGTAAGAATCGAAAAAAATCACTAAATGCCCTATGGGTGGATCCATCTCTGAGATGCGAAGGCCGAACCTCCTTTACATCTCCCAAACCATGTAATTATGTAGAATCACATTGTGTGGTATGATTCCAGAGCCCTATTTAGGAGTGCCCTGGTCAATGCGGTTTTCTGATAGATAAAATATGTTATTTAGGTTGACTAGAAGATCAAATGGTCAAAAAAGGTCCAAATTTGGCCAAATTTTTACTCGGTGCCTACAAATGtgtaccaatcacatctaacAGTTTGATTAATAATACTACGAACTTAGGTTGTCCATCACCGAAATTTTCAGTAATGtgtcataacatttatatcatGTTATATATCAAGGTGTCACATTATGAACCGGCTATATGAAGGCAACTTTTGAACATCAATTAGACGATAGAATGTGTttcgtacatatatatatatatatacatcctataaaaatttcgttcAATTGGGACCTCGTTTGGTCGTACAAACATcgtaagaacaaaaaaaatcactaaACGCCCTATGGGTGGACCCATCTCCTGGATGGGAAGGCCGAACCTCCTTTACATCTCCCAAACCACGTACTTATAGAAATCACCTTGTGCGGTCAGATTCTGGAGCCCTATTTAGGAGTGCCTCGGTCATTGCGGTTTTCTGATAGATAAAATACGTTATTTAGGTTGACTAGAAGATCGGATGGTCAAAAAATGTCCAAATTTGGTCAAATTTTTACCATGTGCTTACaaatatataccgatcacatttaACGGTTCGATTAATAATACTACAAACTTAGGTTGTCCATCACCGAAATGTCTAGTAATGtgtcataacatttatatcatGTTATATATCAGATTGTCATATTATGAACcggctatatgaaggaaacttctgaACATCAATCAAACCGTAGAATATGTTTCGTACATATATTTAGAcatcctgtaaaaatttcattcaattttgaTCTCGTTTGGTCGTCCGAACATCGTAAGAACCGAAAAAATGACTACACTCTATGGGTGGACCCATCTTTGGGATGCGAAGGCCGAACCTCCTTTACATCTCCCAAACCATGTAATTATGGAGAATCACCTTGTGCGGTCTGATTCTGGAGCCCTATTTAGGAGTGCCCCGGTCAATGCGGGggtttaataaaataaatgcaTTTATTTAGGTTGACTAGAAGATCAGATGGTCAAAAAATGTCCAAATTTGGATAAATTTTTACACGATGCCTAgaaatatatactgatcatatgTAACGGTTCGTTGATAATATCATGAAATTAGATTGTTGATCACTGAATTGTCTAACTAATGTGTGTATTTAAatgttataacttataagttatatatataaaggtgTAATAATATTTACATGAGCATTGTATATTCTTTAATCTGAAAAAGGAAATTATTTACAGAAATGAACCTGATGTGTTCATCTAAAgttaaattttgttaaaattagtAATTTTAATAATTAGTTTTGTTGGGAGAATTTATTGCATGACAcatgtaaccaaaaaaaattggCATAACACACGCGTGGGATTTGAATTGGGCACTTGGCATGACCTTTGCAtacaatatattttttttaagtcaGGATTTGCATTATCCATATTTTGCATCTTAATCACTACCATGCCTATGTCGGTCTTTTCATCACCATTAATTTCTTCAGTGTATTGATGAAATCCACGCAAGGTTCTAATAATCATTCGGTCTGAAGCTTCTTGTCCATGTACTTTTTGAGATCAGGGTGCTGGCCTGACCTACTTATGGTGAAGAACTAAAGAGAGAGACCAGAGAGTGGTTTTTGGGGTGTGGAAGGTTTCGACCTTCTCAGCAAAACCCTCTTTGTAGTTTGCATAGTATGTGTTGGCTTATTGAAGGTTCTTGGCGTCGTTCAGCTCTAGGAATACCACGTTTTAGTTAACTTGAGGAAACATAGAACAACTCTTCGTCATCTTCGTGTTCTTTCGCCTCTTAAACCTCTGCTCTGAGATTATTCATTCCCTTTGCTCTGATGCCACACGCTTTCTATGATTTGATACATGCGGGCTCGCACCCAAAATCCCCAATCGCATCACCCGATCGATGAATCAAACTATAAGATCCGAGAAAAAAACAAGAGATGTGCTTGGTGTGGCTGCGACCAACAATTAGTTTCCAGGATCAGATATTCAAATGCCCAGAGATTGCTTCGCTATCATACCCCCAGTTTCAAATGGGGGATCAATGAGTTCATCCGAATCATGAAGATAAATGGGTTTTTGATTTGGATGAAGGCCTAACACGTGCGACATAACACGGTCAAACACAGTGAAATTCACAAAAGTAGTTTTACGTAGAGTTTTACTACAACTAACAAACTGGCCCCGTTTGTTTTTGACAATTGGTCTCTCGGAGGTCGGGCTCATTCCAGAACACACATTTACCTAGAATGATGAAATGCATGCGTCAAATCAACCGTCCAATTTCCAAGGACAACCTTGAGAACTCTATGCAAAAGCCATAGTAAGTTAGTAACTAGGTCGACATTATAATACGCCCCCTATATGAGTTGGGTGAGCCGACAATCAATAGTAAAGTAGTTCGAATCAATCCTCATTGACATGTTCATCAATATTCTATGTAATTCTAGTTAAGGTCAATACGGCCATGAGCATCATAGCACCATCCATCAACATTATAACGGTTTTACTCAGGTGCTCCTGCTCATGCCAAGCTTCTAAGATGAGTGCAGACAACAAAGTAAAGAGTAGAAAGGACTCGAGTCGAAATACTCACTTTGGGGAACTTCAGAACCTCTCAATGCAGAACTGCCAGAACAGacaaagaaacacaaaatgCACGCAGACTTCTGTCTACAGCCACATCCAAGTGTGGTGAACAACATCATGATCACAACAAGGTACTTCTGATTGTACAGGGGTTAGCATCCAGAacataaaaggaaaaataaaaggTTTCTCCTTTCCTCAATATGGAATGGCGGCTGGTCCTGATAAATTCGACTCCCATAAGGAGCCATGTATTACAAATCTATGGATTATCATGTATCACTAGAAGTTTTACCAGTAAAGAAAGGGATAATTTGATTTATGACACATGGCTAGCTGAAAATATAGTGAGGCAAGAGCGGGGCGAGAAAATCAAATTATCATATTCCAATAGTTCATTTATCCAGACAGAGTTTAATAAGAACAGGGAGGGTTTAACTTGCACAAACAAAGGCGCGGtaattagaagaaaaagaaggcaCTAATTGAAAACTAAACTTTTCTGGCAAAAGAAAGAGACAAGATATAAAACAATCAAGACATTCCATTATGTAAGCAATTGAGTACTTTAACATGCATTTTGGTTTCTCAGTTCCAGTTGTCAGACAGCATGGTTCAAGTACTCGAACACGTATTATGTATGCAATGATAACTGCAAAGAAGTCAACTAATAATGAGGAGCAACCTAAATTCAATTCCTAATCTAAAAAGTTCTTAGTGTATAAACTGGCATAGGATGCCTAAGCACTTTTAGCACAAGTCCCACGATTTTTTCAAATTAGGCAATGATATGCCTTGGTAAAGAGCTTCTTCCTGCTTATAAAAGACCtctccaacaacaacaacagatATCTCAACAATTCCTATTCACCTAAAGCAGAATTCAGCTTGAGCTCACATGGGAAGACAGAGCCacattcttctcctctttctatGCCTCCTGCTCGCAACTTCTCAATACCACTACTGCACTATTAATGCTCAAGATCTTGAATCAGGTAAATCACTCTAGAGTATTTCTCTACTATGCTTAACCACAAATGCAGTCACGTTCCACCCAAGTTGCAGGGATGTTCCAACTGATGCGTTTTGACGTGGAACAGAATCCTCAATTTGCTGTTAACCATGGCAGAGAACTGTTTACTTACTGTCTTCTATTTTTCGCGTAATAAATATGAAAGTGTCAACAAACATTTTATCAAAGATTCAAAACAAAGAACAGAGAACTGAGCTGGTTGTACCTTGCTTTCttcaatataaaataaaacatttatCTTTCTTTCTTGGTGGCCACAGTTCAGTTCAAGCTCAATCCTGCACTGCGTAGTTCAAGGCCAGGGTCGGGAACCAGATATGCTTTACCTACTAAGGTGTGTGGATCTTAAACAGTACACATATTCAAGAAGATTTACATATAGTCAATGCTAAACAATCTGACCTTGGCTGTTTACATCTTtacaaaatattgaaatacagGTAAGAGGAAGGAAATGGATTCATAAATCTCCATCAGGACCCAACCCAGTAGGCAATCATCGCCCTCCATCTAAGCAATGAACAATTATCCATTTGTACTTAACATGCTAAGTAGAGCTAATCAAGGGTCATTAAATTGGTTAGAGACCAGAAAAATGTCAGTTTTTTCAAGTATGCCAAATGACCACACCTTTGAGTTATGTGCTTGTACAAAATTGGGAAGTTTAAATTCTAGTTGGGTCTACCCATGAGCAAATTTTTAGTGTAAGCTCACATGtatgtcaattttgaaatTACAAGACAATATCTAAGCCAATttgatcaaaacaaaaaaagtcaAGTACAAGTATCGGAGCATTTGAGATACAAGCCCACAGAAGGGTTCACATGCTAATGGGCAAAATGAACCACATAAGGGATCACAtccaaaaaataatattaattatcCTGAAGGCTCAAGTAATTTGCAGAAGGATGAAACTGAAATATAAAACAATTAGAAGTCCGCTGAACATAGCTTCCAGATTCTACGAAACCAGTCAGCTGCGATGATTTCTTAGCAAAGTCACTATAGACAACCAAGAATCAAATAATTTCTAAGAACAAGGGATTAGAATTCAGAACTTATCCCAAGATATTGATCACCACAAACAAAAACTTACAACTTGTTTTGCTCCCAAAAAAGAGAATTGCATTATGcaaaacctaaatatcatCTTACATCTATGTGTTTACGCTGACTAAGGTAGTTATTACCAACTTAGTATTTCATTTGAGCAGTCTAAACAGGAGAACTAATTAGCTAGATTTGTATTATATCTCAAAATGAATGAACCAACATATAGTTGGAGATATATTAACGACAAACTCTTGGCTGAGATATACAGGACTCACCGTGAACTACAAACTTAATCAGTATACAGTCAATTTACACAGCACGCTTCCTCTTAGATCGCTTGCTTCTCCTTGGCCGAGGAAAGTCTGGAAGATCTTTATTAGCAGTAGAAGCATATGCCTCTTCCAGAACGTCCTCACCCTGATAAAACGCTTATATTAGTTTTCCAAGAGTCGAAAGACGTAGATCAATGATATTAGAAAGTTTAATAGTCATTTCATACAGTGTTTACATGCTGACTAATAGAAACTCGACCATTATATAAATCTCTCATGACCTACAATCGTTGCATGTACAGGTTACAAGCATGTGTGAAGTCTTTATTTCTTTAACCTACTGAGAATGAGTATTTTTATATCAGTAGAATAAACATAAATTACTGGTCTTAATGCATAaacaaatttaacaaaatcaaTGCTTACATAGCCATTTACAGACATAAATTGATACTCCATTTCCAGTTAACATGgtcataaaaataataaataaataaatatacattaTATTTCTAGATGATTGAGTGGAGAATCGAAGTATGTGAGCTACCAGAAATGTAGTACAAAATAATAGTGCTTGATAGACGTACATTGCCATAAGATGCTGCCTACaagatatacatatatgtactTTTCCATTGTGTTTATGATTACAGTCCACTTGTTCAAACTTTGCAGTACCGACTGTTTACATAAACTCTCAccaatttcaaatgaattatcgCGCATGTCCTAATTCTTCTTTTACATCGCCAGTTTCCGTTCAGAGGCACAAAGCTAAGGGGAATAAATTTGTAGTTGACTGTTTACAGAGTGAGGACAAGGAATGTCCAGACTATCCAATCCATGAGTCTATTAAATTTACTGCTTAGACAATCAACTAACCAGGTGCCCAAATATGCAAACCTATATCTTCTTCAACATGATCATAAAACGTAATTCATTTACGTTTTTCTATCTTTAAATGACCCACACAGGATGGAAAAGCAATTCTTCGGTAGACGTTATTTTATGCATATATAGCAAAATAAAATGGAGAACAGCCTCATCAAATTTTTACCTTGTCCTTGTTCTCATTATCTGAACCGTCTTCAGAATCAGATGTAGAAGCCAGTGACTGACCCTCATCTGGTAATGCCTTgttcatctttttctttttctcgtcTTCTTTTAACTGCTTAAATCTGTTGATTATCAATTCTGCTATGTCAGAAATAAAGCTCTATGAAGAAATAATGaaagaaataatattatagAAGCATCCTACACTGACCTACTGCCAGGTTGTGCAGGCTGAGAATCTGATCGTTTTGCCCGTCCTGCTGTAATGATTCCACTTGCATTTTCATTTACTACAGGCTTCGCACCTCCTAATTTTCGTAGCCATACTTGCTGCGCTGTGCTAAGTACATTGTTTGTGAACCTGAAAGCCACATTGTATGATTTATTGACAGCAATAATAATAacatatcatttttttataaatatctTTGAATCAATTGAAACCACAGCAAAAACAAATACTAATAATAACAGATCATGTGATTTGTAAACAGATATAACAATACTTGtacgaaatcattttaaatcaaTATCTTTATAGTGCTTGAAGCCACAccgaaaaaaagaaatacaacTACAATTGAAATGAAGTAACTCCAAGGGTAAGTACCAGCTGCAGCAGCAGATATTAGTATTGTACATGCAGATAACTAATCTATGATAAGTTATACCATAAGCACCATATATAGACTTCAAAATACAAAGAGCCATTCCTGATTGGTGGGACTATAAAAGAGGGCAAGAAATAGAGAATTATGTTCTTTATGGGGACCCTCCAGGGAACTTAATATGAGAACCAAATGGCATATATTCAATCAATAGTAAATTATATTGCATGCCCAAGTggaaaaacaaattagatcTGTCAATCAGAAACCAACCAGTAAATTGATAATCCTGAAGGAACGGACAAGGAGAAGTAACCAATCATGAGCGGTAGAAACTTAAGTACAAGGAGTGTGTTCTTTTGATTTGGATCATCTGTCTGCAAAATGAAAGTTACAGTtatgaaaaggaaaagaaaagtaaaTGTCTGATATAATTCAAACAATCTCGCTTGTATATGAACAACCCATATTTGAGTCCCTAACTCCCTCCAACCAGATATTTCCTTTAtagcaaaaaacaaaataacaaaaaggGAAACAGACGCCAATATCAACAAAATTCTTTACCTGTGGAGGCTTCATGAGCTCCATTGAAACAAATTGAGAAACAACAAGGAGGACAGGTAAAACTAGGTATGCGGCAGTGTCAGACCAGCCTAATGGTGGATGCCCATCCTGCACAGATTTGTAATAGGAacttaaataattttaatgcCTCAGTATTAATATGAATATATGATGCAACTAACAAATTCGAGCAGGCATAAATACATTGGTACTCAAACGTGCACATCCTTCGCAGTTCTTGTGCCTTCTCATGTACTGATATGGCTTATTTACCATCAGTAATATTCATCTAAACAATTACAAATATGAGTTCAAATTAGTACAgcacaaattaaatgagaatactttttttcctttttttcctGATGCCTTGATATTCTCGTTTCTTTCATTCTAGTTATTGATATGGGAGAGCAAAATCACTTGAGGGCCTTTCTATTGAATCAGCTGCATAAGAACTACCAGGCTATCTCACTTCTTTAGGTGGCTAGGACAAAACAGAATGGCTGTTCTACCACAAATCCTCTTTCTCCTTCTAGTTCTAACTGACCTTATTACCCTTACACTTTCCTGCTTGTAAACCCGACTTATTAAAACTTGCATCTCCTGCCGGTTATCAGACTTATAGTTCCATCCGCTTGAGAGCTGGAAAGAACAACTTAATTCATATATCCACATGATTTCCCATTCTTTTCATCTGCCTATCTTTCAAGAGCTCTTCAGTGCCATATCACTCCTCCCAATAATCAAATATGAAAGAGGAGGGAGAGAATAATGGTTATTCTGTGCCTTACATATTACATTATGATATTACTCTTTAAAATGCCACAATTTGGAGTTTGGCATGTCTTTTCTGTTTATCAGTTTGATATAATAATATATTGGATTGAGCTGAAAAAGTTACCAAAGTGAAAGAATAATCACGTTGATATTagaccaaataaactaaagtGATTGTGGGCTGACACTAGAGTAAAAAAATGTGAAAGTACTCCAGATATAATCAAGAAGGTATTCATTATATGTATCTTGGATATCAATTAAATTGATCTACTATAGCTAATATAGGAAGGTAGAATCTAAGAACATTTAAAGCCTAAATGTTCTACGAAAAAGCCTATTAGACTTGGTAGCTTGCCAATTCCTAGCTTTCATAGTCATCGAAATCATATAGTTTCTTACCACAAATGGAAAGAGCCAAGAAATTCCTGATCCACTTTGGCGAGCAGCAATGGAAGTCGGACCACCCAAAGAGGGGATCCAAAAGAAACCCTCTGTCAACAATCCCTTCAAGTGTAAAAAACGAGAAGATCAGCAGTGTTGAATTTTATAATAAAGATAGCCATTCTCACCAATGAAAATTTAATACAAGACCTGTTAGTTACCTCATTTGCCACATTTGAAAGAGCTTGGTATAAACCTATCCAGACTGGTATTGTGGCCAGAGTTGGTAAACAACCTTCAATAATAGCCAAGTTAGAACATCAGAATCTGGCTAAAGGCAACACGCACTGCAAATCAGGTTACACTCAACACCAACAAAACGTTTTCAAACTCCTTACGGCAACATGAACCAAAATAGTCCTCAAATTTATGTAAGACGTAAACTTCTGTCTACCTAGAAGTTACATCTGAGGGTGTTTCGAACACAAGTACAGTGATGATTCAactatgtagcaccgacacttcAAAGGCtgaagtgtcggagtgtccgACACGGCCCGACACGCCCCGACACAGTGTCcgacacgccacgtggcgtgtcgTAAAATGTTGACTTTTTTGACACGGCCCGACACGTTGACCGACACGCCACCTATTATTTTTGACACGCCACATCagcattttgaattttttttttttcaaaacctAAGCCCTAAGCCTTAACACTTAGTTCCCACATCGCAACTTTCCTTCTGTTTTGCTTCAAAGCAGAGAACGACGCAAAAAAAGCCGTATCTGTGATTCTGTGGTGGGAATTGAAGTGGGTCTCTCTGGAATTC encodes:
- the LOC126787694 gene encoding CLAVATA3/ESR (CLE)-related protein 46 — its product is MGRQSHILLLFLCLLLATSQYHYCTINAQDLESVQFKLNPALRSSRPGSGTRYALPTKVRGRKWIHKSPSGPNPVGNHRPPSKQ
- the LOC126787693 gene encoding inner membrane protein PPF-1, chloroplastic, whose product is MAKTLISSTPFVGTSLPTLSRRVSYTLPYHRSARNGLVATRIKLSLHDVPPINPFESGIDLTALYARAEGLLYTLADAAVAVDPSASVAGDAAVDVPQKNGGWFGFISEGMEFVLKILKDGLSAVHVPYAYGFAIILLTVIVKVATLPLTKQQVESTLAMQNLQPKIKAIQERYKGNQERIQLETSRLYRQAGVNPLAGCLPTLATIPVWIGLYQALSNVANEGLLTEGFFWIPSLGGPTSIAARQSGSGISWLFPFVDGHPPLGWSDTAAYLVLPVLLVVSQFVSMELMKPPQTDDPNQKNTLLVLKFLPLMIGYFSLSVPSGLSIYWFTNNVLSTAQQVWLRKLGGAKPVVNENASGIITAGRAKRSDSQPAQPGSRFKQLKEDEKKKKMNKALPDEGQSLASTSDSEDGSDNENKDKGEDVLEEAYASTANKDLPDFPRPRRSKRSKRKRAV